The Danio rerio strain Tuebingen ecotype United States chromosome 1, GRCz12tu, whole genome shotgun sequence genome includes a region encoding these proteins:
- the fgfbp2b gene encoding fibroblast growth factor-binding protein 2b isoform X1 — translation MCTLLNDPFVGLVFIKPDCTSNTSSVHYTFAMRSICSCAFLLVCFIWATDAQNSSNHIEITQHSRPQPQPKANLWDEPIRFNTKAKDTCTMVISSQTNTTKLRVSCKSKGKSYWCDFLGKPNLCKSYNNNPRHYFTQIMWDLRKLHNACQGSRVYKPQMCRSASDEVQMVFHNSWPKNSVPKPTQASQNQQKHQQQVKSSVPPTKPPTKQQLKPQQPAKAASKPAKTGASKPASPRKPVKAITVRPTVAEESQSVKMAEEYCWKSLQGVCAYFISWFQS, via the coding sequence ATGTGTACCTTACTCAATGACCCCTTTGTGGGGCTAGTATTTATAAAGCCAGACTGCACCTCCAACACCTCCTCAGTCCATTACACCTTCGCCATGAGATCCATATGCAGCTGTGCTTTCCTTTTGGTCTGCTTCATCTGGGCCACAGACGCACAGAACAGCAGTAACCACATCGAAATCACCCAACACAGCCGGCCCCAGCCACAGCCGAAAGCAAACCTCTGGGATGAGCCTATTCGCTTCAACACCAAAGCCAAAGACACCTGCACTATGGTGATCTCCAGCCAGACCAACACCACTAAGCTGCGTGTCTCCTGCAAGAGCAAGGGCAAGTCGTACTGGTGTGATTTCCTGGGCAAACCCAACCTCTGCAAGTCATATAACAACAACCCTCGCCACTACTTCACTCAGATCATGTGGGACTTGAGGAAGCTCCACAACGCCTGCCAGGGGTCGAGGGTTTACAAGCCACAGATGTGCCGCTCTGCTTCCGATGAGGTCCAAATGGTGTTCCACAATTCTTGGCCTAAAAACTCGGTCCCAAAACCTACTCAGGCTTCTCAGAACCAGCAAAAGCACCAGCAGCAGGTTAAGTCCAGCGTCCCCCCTACCAAACCTCCCACCAAGCAGCAGCTTAAACCCCAACAGCCGGCTAAAGCTGCTTCTAAACCAGCCAAGACTGGGGCTTCCAAACCTGCTTCACCTCGAAAACCTGTAAAGGCCATCACAGTGAGACCCACCGTGGCGGAGGAGAGTCAATCAGTCAAGATGGCTGAGGAATACTGCTGGAAGAGCCTGCAGGGCGTCTGCGCGTACTTCATCAGCTGGTTCCAGAGTTAA
- the fgfbp2b gene encoding fibroblast growth factor-binding protein 2b (The RefSeq protein has 6 substitutions compared to this genomic sequence) yields MCTLLNDPFVGLVFIKPDCTSNTSSVHYTFAMRSICSCAFLLVCFIWSTDAQNSSNHIEITQHSRPQPQPKANLWDEPIRFNTKAKDTCTMVISSQTNSTKLRVSCKSKGKSYWCDFLGKPNLCKSYNNNPRHYFTQIMWDLRKLHNACQGSKVYKPQMCRSASDEVQMVFHNSWPKNSVPKPTQSSQNQQKHQQQVKPSVPPTKPPTKQQLKPQQPAKAASKPAKTAASKPASPRKPVKAITVRPTVAEESQSVKMAEEYCWKSLQGVCAYFISWFQS; encoded by the coding sequence ATGTGTACCTTACTCAATGACCCCTTTGTGGGGCTAGTATTTATAAAGCCAGACTGCACCTCCAACACCTCCTCAGTCCATTACACCTTCGCCATGAGATCCATATGCAGCTGTGCTTTCCTTTTGGTCTGCTTCATCTGGGCCACAGACGCACAGAACAGCAGTAACCACATCGAAATCACCCAACACAGCCGGCCCCAGCCACAGCCGAAAGCAAACCTCTGGGATGAGCCTATTCGCTTCAACACCAAAGCCAAAGACACCTGCACTATGGTGATCTCCAGCCAGACCAACACCACTAAGCTGCGTGTCTCCTGCAAGAGCAAGGGCAAGTCGTACTGGTGTGATTTCCTGGGCAAACCCAACCTCTGCAAGTCATATAACAACAACCCTCGCCACTACTTCACTCAGATCATGTGGGACTTGAGGAAGCTCCACAACGCCTGCCAGGGGTCGAGGGTTTACAAGCCACAGATGTGCCGCTCTGCTTCCGATGAGGTCCAAATGGTGTTCCACAATTCTTGGCCTAAAAACTCGGTCCCAAAACCTACTCAGGCTTCTCAGAACCAGCAAAAGCACCAGCAGCAGGTTAAGTCCAGCGTCCCCCCTACCAAACCTCCCACCAAGCAGCAGCTTAAACCCCAACAGCCGGCTAAAGCTGCTTCTAAACCAGCCAAGACTGGGGCTTCCAAACCTGCTTCACCTCGAAAACCTGTAAAGGCCATCACAGTGAGACCCACCGTGGCGGAGGAGAGTCAATCAGTCAAGATGGCTGAGGAATACTGCTGGAAGAGCCTGCAGGGCGTCTGCGCGTACTTCATCAGCTGGTTCCAGAGTTAA